A stretch of Mesorhizobium sp. M2A.F.Ca.ET.046.03.2.1 DNA encodes these proteins:
- a CDS encoding M48 family metallopeptidase, with product MTLGFFRNLTKPKPTPVVEREHCVAGRTLPLKIVESARARRLTLRIDSGGQGLRVTVPPGLRRGEVEKFLDRHQDWLEQRLAKVPTRPQVRPGIKIPIRGVPHRIVHEPSKRGTVTVSRDERGPLLVVHGERIHLPRRVADYLKREAKKEIERLVVKHTEAIGKRAKAIRYKDTSSRWGSCTSEGNLSFSWRIMMAPPAVINYLVAHEVAHLKEMNHGPKFWKLCEKLCPDTDRCKDWLKRNGGALQAIVFE from the coding sequence ATGACCCTCGGCTTCTTTCGCAATCTGACCAAGCCAAAGCCCACCCCTGTGGTGGAGCGCGAACACTGCGTCGCCGGCCGCACGCTGCCGCTGAAGATCGTCGAAAGCGCCAGGGCCAGGCGGCTCACTTTGCGCATCGATTCCGGCGGCCAGGGCCTTCGCGTCACCGTGCCGCCCGGCCTGCGCCGAGGCGAAGTGGAGAAATTCCTCGACCGCCACCAGGATTGGCTGGAGCAGCGCCTGGCCAAGGTGCCTACCCGCCCGCAAGTGCGGCCCGGCATAAAAATCCCGATCCGCGGCGTGCCGCACCGCATCGTGCATGAGCCTTCGAAGCGCGGCACCGTCACGGTCTCGCGTGACGAGCGCGGCCCGCTTCTGGTCGTCCATGGCGAGCGCATCCATCTGCCGCGCCGTGTCGCCGACTACCTCAAGCGCGAGGCCAAGAAGGAGATCGAAAGACTGGTGGTCAAGCACACCGAGGCGATCGGCAAGCGCGCCAAGGCCATAAGGTACAAGGATACGTCCAGCCGCTGGGGGTCATGCACCTCGGAGGGCAATCTCTCCTTCTCCTGGCGCATCATGATGGCCCCGCCGGCGGTGATAAACTATTTGGTGGCGCATGAGGTGGCGCATCTCAAGGAGATGAACCACGGCCCGAAATTCTGGAAGCTGTGCGAGAAACTGTGCCCCGATACCGACCGCTGCAAGGACTGGCTGAAGCGCAACGGCGGGGCGTTGCAGGCGATTGTGTTTGAGTAG
- a CDS encoding DUF2852 domain-containing protein translates to MNTTALIRPAWTPATIALMVIGFMVFWPLGFAMLAYIIWGDRLEGFKRDVNRATDGIFAGCRRGSDKAARWGHGSARTGNVAFDDWREKELERLAEERRKLDEMLTEFDDYARELRRAKDQEEFDRFMANRNKHTAPTTTGSDDKPAAKRGKGTNLLDD, encoded by the coding sequence ATGAATACGACTGCATTGATCCGTCCGGCCTGGACGCCGGCCACCATCGCGCTGATGGTCATCGGCTTCATGGTGTTTTGGCCGCTCGGCTTCGCCATGCTCGCCTACATCATCTGGGGCGACCGGCTGGAAGGCTTCAAGCGCGACGTCAACCGCGCGACCGACGGCATCTTCGCCGGCTGCCGCCGCGGCTCCGACAAGGCGGCCCGCTGGGGTCACGGTTCGGCCCGCACCGGCAATGTCGCCTTCGATGACTGGCGCGAGAAGGAGCTCGAGCGCCTGGCCGAAGAGCGCCGCAAGCTGGACGAGATGCTGACCGAGTTCGACGACTACGCCCGCGAACTGCGCCGCGCCAAGGACCAGGAAGAGTTCGACCGCTTCATGGCCAACCGCAACAAGCATACCGCGCCGACCACCACCGGCTCGGACGACAAGCCCGCTGCCAAGCGCGGCAAGGGCACGAACCTGCTCGACGACTGA